The DNA region TCCCCACAGGGTCGAAAGCTATCGCCTCGATGTGGTCATAGGGCAAGCCGCTGTTTGCAGAGGTGAAAAGCCTCCATTCGCTCCGCTCAAGGATAGCCAAGCCGTGCCGCGTGCCGATCCACAGGCGCTGCTTGGGGTCAAGACCAAGGCATCCCACATCATCAGAGGGGAGAGGGGAATTGTGCGTGTTATAGATGGTCCACGCGCCGCCATCGAATACCGCCACACCGCCGTAGCGGGTGCCCACCCAGACCCGGTTCTCGGCATCGATCACCACCGACCAGGTGTAGTTGTCGGGCAGGGCCGAGTTGACCGTGTCGTAGCGCGTCCAGGTCGCGCCGTCGAAGCGCAGTAGACCGTGCACTTTCGTTCCCACCCAGAGCGCCCCTGTGCTATCCAGGGCAATGTCGTAGATGGCCTGTGCCTGCGGTCCTCGCGGGGCATGGGAACCTGTGGCCCGTGGCCCAGGCGGTGCAGGCGGCTTGTAGTAGCTCCAGGAGCCGCCGTCCAGCAACGCCAGCCCCTCGAATCTGGTGCCCACCCAAAGGCGCTCTTCTGGAGTGGCCAGCAACGAGAGGACGTTGTTGTCAGGCAGGCCAGAGTTCTCGCGCGTGTAGACTGTCCACTGCTCGCTCTGGCCATGCACCAGAGCATCCCACAGGAGCAGAACCGCCGTTACAGCGACGGGCATTTGCCACCAACTCCGCATCGGCCCTCAGCAGTGTCCACCACAGCCAGCAAAGCCTCGTGTTCAAATATACACGATTTGCCCGTGACCTTCAAGAAGAATCGCCAAGGGAAAGACGAGAATTCAGAGCTCCGGGGACTGGTGCAATGCTACTTTTCCCTTTGTTTTTGAGGCTGGTTGTTGTAAATTTGTAGCGTCGATTGGTTGAGCAAAGGGCGAAGTATCCCCCAGCATATAGATGGCGGCACGCCGCCCAGTTTCTGGCCAAAATGAAGATGAGAGGGGCACTATGCCACTGAAAGGGAAAAGAGTCGCCATCCTGGTGGCTCCCAGGTTTCATGACGAACAAACCACCTCGCCCCGTGACTTCCTCGCGCGCAAGGGAGCCAAGGTCGAGTATCTAGGCACTTACAAGAGTAGATTGGCCGGCAAGAATGGCCGGCACACGGTGGAGGTGACGCGCACCTTCGAGGAGGCGGACCCCTCCGCGTACGATGGCATCGTCATACCCGGGGGTGAGGCACCGCAGATCCTGCGTCTGTCGCCAGAAGTCCTCAGTTTTGTGCGGCAGTTCTGGAGCCAGGGGGGCATCGTCGGCGCAATTTGCCACGGGCCGCAGGTGCTCATTTCGGCACAGCTCCTGGCGGGGAAAAAGCTTACCTGCTACCCTGGCATCCGGGACGATGTGGTCTTGGCGGGCGGCCTCTACGAGGACAGCCCTGTGCTAATCGACGGACAGCTCATCACCTCGCGCCGTTCCGAGGACTTGCCCGAGTTCAATCGCGCCTTAGCCGAGGCGTTGGCCGCTCGCCGCCCAACGGCAGAGGCCACACCCTCCGAGGCGCTGCAGGCCTTAGCCTTAGCGGTGGCCCGCGAGCAAGGCGCGCAAGAGTTCTATCAGGCCGCGGGCGAACGCTTCACGCAGCCGGCCATTCGCAACAAGTTCCTGTACTTGGCAGCCGTGGAACAGGAGCACTTCCAACAGCTCTCCGAGCTGTACCGCACGCTGACCGGAGGCCCACCGCCGGACCCAGGCAAGAAGCGCGTCGAGGTGACCAAGCGCACGCTCACCAAGGACATGACCGTGGAACAGGCCATCTCCGTAGCCATGGACGCGGAACGGGCAGCCTACGACTTTTACTTGGCGGCAGCCGGGCGTGCCAGGTCAGCAAAGGCGCGCGACATGTTTCGCTTCTTGGCCGAACAGGAACAGGAGCACTATCGCTTGCTGTCGGTGGACCTGGCCGCCCACCGCGGCGGCACAGGCCACTTCCAGTGGGCCACGTTCTGGGACATCCCGCCGGGGATGGAAGACCTGTGGTAGCTCTCCCCTGCGCCATCAGCGACTGCATCTATCCACCCGCTGCGCGGCGCCATGGTGCCTCATCGGCGTGTGGCGAGGAGCGCACTCTGCGACATTGGAGGTCAATGGCATGTGGACGATGAAATGGCGAGAGGCCGTTCTCCTGCTGCTGGCGGTGCTTTTGGTCGGCTGCGCACGGCCGCTGGTGCGCCCCTACTATCCGCGCCTGTCCACCGAAGCGCTTGACTGTGAAATTCGCCGCGTCGCCAGCTCCGGCTGGAGCAACCAGCAGAAGATGGTCTACTACTCCGAGCGATTCATGGGCGCCCCCTATGAGCTCTATTGCGAGGGCGACGGGCCCTACGCGCGCTACGACACCAGGCCGCTCCTCAACCTCAAGAAGCTCAATTGCATGACCTACTGCGAAATCGTTCTGGCCCTCACATTAGCTGATTACTACGAGGACTTTTTCAACATCCTGCAGCACATTCGCTATCGGCAGGGGATCATGGGCATGGCCAGTCGCAACCACTACACCATGGCCGACTGGCTGCCGGCGAACAGCTGGTGTCTGGAGGATGTGACCCAGCGTGTTGGCGGCAGCGACGCTGTGCCTCTCACCCGCACCATCAGCCATCAGCGCTTCTTCGCCGGCAAAGGGTTTGTGGATTTGCCCGTGGTCATTCCCGAGCGCGAAGTGACGATCTCATACATCCCCCTGGCGCGCTTAGCGGCGCACAAGGACAGCCTGCGCAGCGGTGACATCGTGGCCCTGATCCAGGACCGGCCGGGCATCTTCTCGGCGCACATGCTGCTGGTCATCAGAAACGAGCGCGGGCTTTTCTTCCGCCACGCCAGCATGAGCGCCGGCAAAGTAGTGGACACCCCCTTTGTCGACTATCTGGCCAGCCTCATGCGCAACCCCCGCTACTTAGGGATGAGCTTTATGCGCGTGCGCGAAGAGGTCAGGTGGCACGACGGGCCGTACACCCACGGGAGGTTCATGCTGAACACCCAATGAGCCGTTGCCAAGGCCGCTCCGCTCATGCGCAGGACGGGGACAATCGCTGCGGCAAGATCGAAACGACTCCATTCGGTGCCTTCCCTTCAGGGCAGGGCCAGCAGCTCGTCGATCCGGACGAACCGGTAGCCGCGCCGCAGCAGCTCTTCCACCAGCGGTCCCAGCTGCAAGAAGACCTTGTCCTGGCGCTGCGCGCCGAGATGGAGGAGCAAGAGGAAGCCGTTTAGGCCATTTCGGTCCTGCTGCTCATGGACAAGGATCTCCTGAACAATCGCAGTGCCGGGCACAAAGCCTTTCTCCCCCTCCGGAATCCAGTCACGCTGCGAACCGCTGCCCGGCGTAAAGTTGCACAGCACCACGCCCATCTCATTGGCCCAGCGCACGTGATCTTGGTTGTACCACTCATAGGGCGGAATGAAGAAGACCACCTTGTCGTGCCGGAGGGCACCTAGAGCGCGCAGCTCCCGCATGTTCTTCTTGAGGTCCTGGCGAAAGAGCCTTCTGCCTACCAGAGTCTTGGACCTGTCCTCCCAGGGGGAGTACAGCAGATGGGCGTGCGAGTGCGGCCCGACGTAGTGCCCTTGCGCAACCATGCGCCTGACACAGGCGCGGTGCTCCGGGTGGGAAAGGAATGCTCCGGTGAGGAAGAACGAGGCTTTGATGCCGTGGCTCTCGAGGGTGGAAAGGATGTGCTCACACCCCTGGCCATAGTCTCCTCCGGTAAAGATGAGGGCGAGAGCGCGCGCAGAAGTGTCGCCGCGCACGATGCCGGCGTGGTCGTGGCGCCACCGGGGGTCATGTTGAATGAGAGAGGCGCTCCGGCCGCCATCGCGGCAGCCGAGGCCAGCCATGCACATGGATGCCACCAGCACCGCCCACAACGCCAAGCAGCCGCCGTGGGTGGTACTCATCGGGGCGCGCATGGCTGTCAATGCCGGAAATTGCTTCACGCCGCCTTGGCTTTGCGATTCACGGCCTTGCGGCGCCGCACCGCCTCCAGGCGCATAAAGTCCTTGGCTTCATCGTTGCGGTCGATGGTCGCCTGGTCGATGGCGTGGTCGGTCCCTCCGGCGTGGCGCACGACCTCGTAGATGGGCTCCCACACCCGCCCAATGCGGTAACGCTCCGACAGGCGCAACACCAAGTCATAGTCCTCGCCGTAATTGCGCGCATAGGGGGAGTCGTTGGTGCCAAAGCCGCCGAGTTCCCTGATCACCTTGATATGCGCGGCGCGCGGCGCCCCGGCTCCGTTGATGCGCAGTAGGTTGTTCCGACCGTTCTTTTCCGTCCACTCGTCATGGGTCACCACCGGGATGGACTCCATGCGCGACAGCTCGCCCGTGTGCTCGTCCTTCTGCCAGACTTCGTAGGAACCGATGACCATGCCAATGCACCGGTCGGAATTGAACACCTCCAAGATCTTGGCCACCGCGTTGGGCTTCAGGCGGTCATCGGAATCCAATTGCACGTAGTACTTGCCGCGCGCCACCTGCAGCCCCTTGTTCAGACAGTAGCCGATGTTATTGATGTCCTCCACCAGCAAGGTGACCTTGGGCTTCTTCGGGTCGTACTTCTGGCCACCCGGCAAGTACCGTTTCACCCCCTCGATGGTGGGGTCGTCCTTGCCGCCGTTGACGACGACGATGACCTCGACGTTTTGCACGGTCTGCGCCTGCACGCTTTCGATGGCGGTGCCGATGAACTCCTTGCGGTTAAAGACCGGAATCACCACGCTGGCAATGCAGTCGGAGAACTGTCGCTCTTCGGCGCGGGTGTAGGTCACCTTCTGGTAGTGGGCTCCTGGCGCCAGATAGGCACCAATGCGCTTCAGGTGTTCGGTGAGGGCCTGCTCCATCTCCAGTTGCACTTCCTTGTTGGCGAGGAGGTAGTCGAAGACGTTGTGTTTGGCGGCAGGAGCCTTAACCACGTAGGCGTGGCCGTTGCGCGCCGCAGCCACATGGACCAGGCGGTAGCGCGTTGCAATCTTCAGTCGCAAGTCATAGAGGTCAGCCGCCGCGTATTTCTCGTTGAGCCCACCCACTTTCTTGACCACTGCTCGAGGCAAAAGCCACACCGGCCCGTAGTCCTGATTGTCGCGCAGGCGCCCTTCGTGGTGGCCGAGCAGGTGGATTTCGCGCTCGGTGCCGTCGGCGGCAATCAGGCGATAGTCGGCGTACACCAGGCCGGTGTCCTTGTGCCTGCTCGCGGCCATGAGCAGGAGTTCCAGGGTGCTGGTGCGAAACGAGACGTGTGCGCGGACGTTGTCCACCAGCAGCACTGCGTCACCGCTGGCGCGTGCAAGCGCGGCATTGAGGCCTTGGGCTCGGTTCTTGAATGTCCCCGGTAGGTGGACGATACGCTCGTCCTCCACCAGCGGCGGCCGCGCCGCCTTCGCCCCCCGGTAGTCGACCAGAATCAGCTCCCAGTAGGGATAGTTCTGGCTGACGAGCGTCTGAATGCTTTCATTGAGCTCGGCATCGCTGTAGCTCAGCCCCTCCCGATACTGCATGATCACGCTTACCTTCTTCATCCGCGCACTCCTCTCCTTTGCGAACAGTGGTTGATGCTTTCGGCCAGTCCAGTCTTTCCCGTTCCGTTGCCATTCAACGCAGCAGTTTGCCTGCTTTCTTGTTGTTGGAAGTGGACAGAATCATCAGCGCTCTTGGTCCAGCCCCTGAGCCATAGATGAACTCCACGCTGATGTTCTCTTTGGCCAATCTACTGGCCATATCCGCCAAAGTTCCCGGCGTGTTGTCGAGCTCCACTGCCAGGACCTCGCTTTCGCCAAACACGTAGCCGGTGTTCTGCAGCGCAGTCTTTGCCTTGGCCACGTCGTCGACCACCAATCTGACCACTCCCCAGTCGCGCTCGTCGACCAACAGGGTGCCCAGCACGTTGACGCCCGCGCGTCCCAGTTGCGTGCACAGCTCCTGGAGGGTTCCCACTTTGTTTTGCACGAACACGGAAAGCTGTTTGACCATCTCTGCCATGGTTTCACCTCTTCGTTGGTTCATTTGTCTCCGCTGGGCGCTACCTGCCGGCAGTAGGTTGCCAGACGCGCCGGGCTACTCTTGGTCGCTGCAGGGCTCTGCTCACCGCAAAGTCCGCTGGCCGATCGCTCCATTGGCTGGCATAGAGGTGGCGGTCAAAGAAGTTCCACGTAGCCAAGCCATCCTCGCTCTCCGGCTCCAGCAGATAGGCAAGCAGAGGCGCCAGCGGTTGGGCGGTATCCACAAGCAAGTCGCCGGCCGCGAAGACCTTGTTCTCGCGCTCCCACGAGCCGGCCAATGTGACCAGATAGTGACCCTGGTAGGAGCGCTGCGTCGCCTCCACCTTTTCCACATGGAAGCTTTGCACCGCCAGCGTGCAGCTCTGCGCCAACCTTTCCACCACCACGCCGTGCTGCACCAGCTTTGCTGCCACCTCCTGCAACTGGCTCGGGAAAAGATAGGCAGCAGGGAGCGGCACCGCGCTGGTGGGGACGTATCGGCCAAGGTAGGGCACGCGATAGGTGCGCGGCCGTTCGGTAGGCCTGAGGCGCGTCCTGCCCCCCTCGTCGGTGACCATCGCGAACTCGTAGCTCAGCACCTCCATGGGCTCGGGCAGCGCCTGCACCTTTGAGCGCAGCGCCAAACACCAGGTAGAATCAGCCGCAGCACCGCGTCCGACGGTGGCGCGGTCCACGGCACGGACAATGGCACTCATCTGACGACCCCGCTGCGCCGTGTACCAGAGGATGCACTCCAAAAAGGCGCGGCAGGCACGCACACGCGTGGCAAAGTCCGCGTAGGCGTAGTTCTCGTCGAGAATGGCAAAGCGGTTGCGCAGGCCGATGTAGTTGGTGCTGTAGCGCGCCTCGCTGCCGAAGCTCGCCCAGCCTTTTTCTGGCGCCGCCATGTCCACAAAGTTGCCGTACGGCACGGAGTCGTAGCCATACGCCTGCTTGAGCCGCCCGGTCACCTGCGGCAACATCTCCTCGCGGAGATAGCGGACGATCTCAGGGTGCGTGTTTGGGTTGTGCGGCACCGCGTAGGTGACCGGATGCCGGTGTGGGGAGCCGTTGGTCGTGTGGCAGTCCACCATGAGCACCGGGTCCCAGCGCAGCAGGACGTTGGCCACCAGACCCTGATTTTCCGCAGTCTCCAGCTTGACGAAATCACGGTTCAGGTCGAGGTTCTGGCCGTTGTGGCGCACGCCTACGCCGCCCTCCGGCCCATGCTGGCCGCGCCGGTTGCTTGGGCTGATGCGCTCGTTACCGTCCGGATTGTAGATGGGGGCGATGAGCACCACCTGATTCTCAAAGAGTGCCGCCAAGTCACCAAGGAGCATGTCGCGCATCAGCATCAGCGTGGCCTCTTTGCCTTCCACCTCACCGGCGTGAAGATTGGCGATGATGAGAACCACTGGTAGGTCCTGCAGCCTCGCCTGGGCTGGCGACAAGGGCACAGGCCGACCTAACACTGCCAGCGGCACAGGTCGTCCTTCAGCGCTGACGGCCATCGTCTCCACGCGCAGGTCGCCGGAGAGCTGCTGCAACGTGTCGAGAAAGGCGGCCACCTCCTGGTAGCGCGATGTCTCGCGGAAGCCAGAGCGCTCCGCCCGTGTCAGGGGAAACGAGGCGGCCGGTGGGCTGGCAGAGGCAGCCGTATTCACCAGCACCAGGGCCAACACGGCCAAGCGGTCACTGGTCAATCATCTCCTCCCTTTTCGTGAATCTCTCCTTTCTGCTAGGCAAGCGAGCGTGCGGGTTCCGCCAGGGCACCGTTCTGCGCTATTGCTCGGGCGGCTGCAGACTGCTGGTCAAAAGGTTGGCCAGCAAAATGCCGATGAGCAGCACCACCACGCCGACAATGAGCACCAGGCCGAGGGCCATCCCTGCCAGATGCACTGCCTGCTCCCGGGGGTCCGCGCTTTGCCGGCGCGCTATCACCTGGTCGTAGAGCAGCTTCCCGGAGAACACGACGAAGAGAAAGATGCCCAGCGCCACCCGCGCAAAGTGGCCCATCCCTTGCACGCGACCACGGAGCGGCCAGAGCAGGTACAGGACGATGGCCCATTGCGCCACGCCAACGATGGCCCGCCACACACCTGAGCGCCTTGCCGCCTTCTCAGAGCCAGAAGGCGTCTTCGATGTGGTGGACTCGCACGCCATTCTGCTCCCACACAATAGCAATCACGTCAAAGCGGCAGTCGACGTCTTCGATTGCGTGTTCCTCCATGTACAGGGCCGCTGCCTTGCCCAGGTGCTCCTGCTTGCGGCTGTCCACCCACCCCTCTGGCGGCCCGAACGAACCCGAACGTCCTGCCTTGACCTCCACGAACACCAGCGTCGCGCCATCGCGGGCGACGATGTCAATCTCGCCGTGCGCGCAGCGGTAGTTGCGAGCGACAATGCCGTAGCCCTTGCGCTCGAGATAGGCTACAGCCACCTCCTCGCCCCTGCTGCCCGTCGCCTTCGTGGCGGCTTTGCGCCGGTGGGTCTCATTCATCGACCTGTAACCCCTTCACCTTGAATGAGCGGCGATGGATGGGACACAGCCCGTGCACCTTTATGGCCGCTAAGTGCTGGGCAGTGCCATACCCTTTGTGCTCGGCGAACCCGTACTCTGGCAAGATTCGGTCGTAGGCAATCATGATGCGGTCCCGCACCACTTTTGCCACAATGCTCGCCGCAGCTATGGAGAAGCAGGAGCGGTCACCACCCACCAGCGCCGTTTGCGGCAGCTCGATTTCTGGCACCTCGTTGCCGTCCACCAGCACGTGTTGGCAGACCACCGGAAGCCTGGACAGCGCCTTGCACATGGCCAAGTGGGTGGCGTTGCGGATGTTCAGGCGATCGATGTCCGCCGGCTGCACCACGCCTATGCCCAGACCACTGACGTTGCGGAAGATCTCCCGGTACAGGCGCTCCCGCCTGCCAGGCGAAAGCCGTTTCGAGTCGTCGATGCCGGCGATGAAAACATCGGGGGCAAACACCACGGCAGCCGCCACCACCGGGCCCGCTAACGGTCCTCGACCGGCTTCGTCAATTCCGGCCACTGCTGAGACACCCTGTGCCCAGAGACGGCGCTCGTGGGCCAAGAGCTGCCAGACCCGCGTCCGCTCTTCGTCCCCGACCACCCCTTTGGCCGAAGCACTCCTGGCGGCGTGGCGGATGTGCCTGCTGTTCATGGCGCCGCCGCTCGCTGGGCCACAACGATCACCACCGCCAAAAGCGAGGCGGCAACCGCGGTTCCCACGATCCACCGTCTGGTTGAGGCCTTGGAGCTGCTTTCGCGCAGGTCCACGTAGAGCGTGTCGCTTGCCGAAGGATCCACTTCAATCACCAACACCTCCTGGCCGTACCCCTCCTTGGTGATGCGCAACTGATACGAGCCGGCCAGCAGGTTCTCGAAAAGGACCGGCGTACGTCCCACGATCTGCCGTCCGGTCTCCGCCTGGATACCGAAAACGCCGGCCTCACGAGGATTGGTCACCACGTAGAGCCTGCCCACCATGCTTGTGCGCACTCTGTCGAACCGCTCCACCAGGTCAGGCGGAATCTTGGAGGGATCCAGGGTGCGCGCCGGATCAGTGCGCACGCAGGCCTCAAAGGCGACGTCCGCGGCCTCTGCAGGACCGCCGCCGCGCAAGATGGCAAATGCCAAGTAGAGATAGGCATCAAAACGCGCCTCTCTGGCCAGCTTTCCGCTGGCGATGGCCTCCTGCAACGCGTCGCTTGCCTCTGCAAAACGCGCTTCGTAGAAGAGGTCAATGCCCTTCTGCACTGCAAGGGGCCGTTCCTGCGCACCTACCGGCCCACAAAGTGCCACCAGGAGGACGCACGGCATCAGCTTCCGGATCCGCATGCCCTCCCCCTGGCTATCGTGCTGGGTAAAGCCTGAAGCTCACGCGCATCTCTTGACCTGGCTGCAGGCTGACGGTCGTGTCCTGGGGCACCGCGCGGAACCCGTCGCGCACCAGCCTGATGCGATGCTGCCCGGCCGGGGTCAAGGTGCGCATGGGCGTGGCGCTGGTGCCCCCACTCTTCCACTCCTGCCCATCGATGAGCACGTAGCCGTACCCGACCTCGGCAGCGTTCTCCACTACCACGGCTAACTCGGCAAACTCCACGAGGGCTTTGGGCAGATACTGCTGCGGGGCCTGGAGATCGAAGATCTGCTCTCCGCGCCACATGCGATTCCCCTCCCGGTCCAGGTACTCGACGACGTGGCGACCCACCGGCAGGCGGAGCGTAGCAGGCAGCTGACGCGCCTCGCCAGCGTCGTCAATGCGCACATAGTCGGCAAAGTCCACTTTGGCCAGCGTCACCTCCACGGTCGCGCCTGGCTGCGGCCGGAGTTCAACCCGCACTGACCTGCTTTCGCCTGCGCGCAGCGCGAAGGTAGTGTCCCATGCTGTGAACCCTGGCCTGGCGATGCGCACGGTGTGCGTCTCCTCCGGGGAGACCTGGAGCATCAAGGCACCACGCTCGTCGACCACGCCTCTGCCCGTGCCGTCCACGGACACTTCCGCCGCCACAGGCAACCCGCCCACATGCACTTCTACGCTCACCGCCGCAGGAAGTGGTCGCGCCGCCGCCGGGGCCATGGCCGGCGTCGTGGTGGAGCCAGACCAGGCGGGCGCAGGCTGCGGCTCGCTCCCTGGAGCCGCGCGCACCGACACCTCCTCTTGCTCCTCCCTTTTCCCAGCAGGCGTACCCTCTGCAGCTTGGCCTGACGTAACCGCGGCCGTCTCTTCCCTTTGCCCCACCTCAGTCACTGGCGGATGTGGCTTGGGGTGCTTCCTGTTCAGCAGCAAGAGTCCCCCAGCGCCAAGAAGGCCTACTAGGGCCAGGCCCACCAGAGCTGGCCGCCACAACCTTCCTCTTCCACCCGCTCTCGCCGGCGGCGACGGCGCCTCAGCTTCGGCCGGGTAGAACTGCACCTGGCCCTTGCGCTTTGTTGCCCGAGGCACTTTCCTCCCCGGAAGACGGAGCAGCTCAGCTTCCAGGGCGTCCATCAAGGCTGCACAGGAGGGGAAGCGTTGCTGGGGCTCGCTCGCCAGGCAACGCCCCACCAGAGCGTCCAGGCTCTCCGGGACTTTCCAGTTCAGCCTTTTGGCCGAAGGCGCCGGCGTTGCCGCCTGCTGGGTGGCGATCTCGGCTACCGAGGACCCGGTAAACGGCGCTTGCCCCGTCAGCAGCTCGTACAAGAGCACACCCAGCCCATGCACGTCGCTGAGGAAAGTGGCTTGCGGGCTCTCGGCCAGCTGCTCCGGTGACAGGTAGGGTGCATAGCGGCAGCGGATGTTTGGCGCCCCCCGCTCCTGAATGAGCGCAGCCAGGCGGGCCAAGGCAACTTCGTGCAGCAAGGGGTTGCCTTCTTGGTCCACGCAGATGCTGGCGGGCGTGAGCAGCCCCTGCACATGTCCTTCCTGGTGCAGCTGCTGGATGGCCAGGGCCACCTGCAACACTATGCGACAGGCCTCAGCCACCTCCAACCCCTTGCCTTTGCGCAGCCGCTGCCGCAGCGTCTCGCCAGCGCGGCAGTGGTACAGGGCAACCAGTGACTGCCCCTGCGCGAGTATGGCACTGGGACGGAGGATCTGCGGGTGGCCAAGTCTCTCACTCAGCTGCAGCGAAGCGATAACCTCGCTACGCAGCTCCTCCTGGTTGCGCACCAGCGGGCTGAAGAGTTTGAGGAGAACAGGCCGCCCGGCTCCGTCCTTTGCCGTGACCAACGTCCAGAGGGGCTCTTCCTCCACACGGTCCAGGATACGGTAGCCCGGCGGCGCCTCCGTGCGCCAATCCCCCGGCGTGCCTCTTGGTTGGCTGTGCTTGGAACTCATCGATCGCAAGTCTCTGCTTTTCCAGCTCGGCCTCGGCCTTGCAGCAAATTTATCAGAATCTATGCCAATATCAACAGTTTTTTCTGCACGACCGCAAGAAGCGACCTGCCCGGCCGCGCCGCGCTGACAAAAAACCGCTTGATTTTGTATTGGTTTTCATCGTACATTAACACGCCGCAAAATCGCCGTCCTGGGCGTGGGTCTGGACTCTGTGCGCCGCAACTGCCATAGGACTCTGAGTAGGAAACACTGCATGTACCTTTCGCAGGTAGACATCTTAGGCTTCAAGTCGTTTGCCAAGAAGGCAACGCTGGTCTTCAACCCGGGCATCACCGCTATCGTCGGACCCAACGGCGCGGGCAAGAGCAACATTGTCGACGCCATCCGTTGGGTGCTCGGTGAGCAGAAGGCCGGCGTGCTGCGCAGCGACAAGATGGAGAACGTTATCTTCGCTGGCAGCAAGGCGGCAAAGCCCCTGGGCATGGCCGAGGTGTCGCTCACCATCCAGAACACGCGCAACGTCCTGCCCATCGAATACAGCGAAGTCGTGGTCACCCGGCGACTCTTCCGCTCCGGCGAAAGCCAATACCTGCTCAACGGCACGGTCTGCCGCTTGAAGGACATCAATGACCTGTTCATGGACACCGGCATGGGGCCAGACGCCTATTCGGTCATCGAGCTGAGCATGGTGGAATCTCTGCTCAACGGCAAGGCGGAGGAGCGGCGCCGGGTCTTTGACGAGGCGGCCGGCATCACCAAGTACAAGCAGCGGCGCAAGGCCACCTATCGCAAGTTGGAGGCCACGGAGAAGGACCTGCAGCGCCTCGAGGACATCATCTCCGAGGTGGAAAAGACGGTCCGCTCTCTACAGCGGCAGGTGCACCGCGCGCAACGCTACGAGCGCATTGCCGAAAATCTGCGCGAATTAGAGATCAAGCTCGCCACCAAGCGCTTCACCGACTATGGCCGGCAGCTGACCCCCCTGCTGGAGGAACTGACCGCCCGGCGGCAAGAACGCGAGGCCGTTTCGGCCCAACTTGGCCGACTCGAAGCGGCCTTGGAGGAGGCCAAGACCCAGCTCATTGCCCAGGAGCAAGAGCTACGCCAGGTGCAGCAGCACTTCAACCAGGCGGTCAGCACGCTGCGCGCCCATGAGGAAGAAGTGCTGGTCGGCCGGGAGCAGATGCATTCGCTGGAGAGCCGCGCTGAGCTCTTGCAAAGAGACGCTGCCGAGCTGCAAAGGCGCCTGGAGAAGCTGCAGACCCACTTGGCAGAGCAGCAACAGCATCGCAGCAGGGTTGAACAGCTTGTGGCCGAAGCTCAGCAGGCCTATGAACAGGCTCGCGCCCGCCACCAGGAGCAGATGGCGCAGGTGGCCACGCTCCGTCAGGAGTACCAGACAGCAGAATTAAAGGTGCGCGACCACGAGCGGCAACTGGCCGAGTTGCGCACCCGCGCGGAACGAGCGACGGCCCAAAAATCGGCTTTCCAGGAGCGCGCCGCTGCCTTGGCTCAGGAAAGGGCGCGCAACGAGCAGGCCCTGGCCGAGATAGGGGCAGAGCTCGCAACGCAGAGCCACGAGTTAGCGCGCCTCGAGGGGGCTGCGCAACAGACGCGCACTGCCTTGCAAGCCCTCCAGGAGCAGCTCGCCTCGCTTCGTCAGGCGAACGAGCAGCTGCGCATGCAGCAATTGGACACCCAGGGGGAAATGGAGCGGGCGCGCCATCGCGCTGAAATCCTTCGCCGCCTGTTGCAGAGCTATGAGGACCAACCGGAGAGCGTGCGCCTGCTCGTCAGCCAGCCGAGCGAGTCGTTCCGTACCCTCGGCACCTTGGCGGATATGTTGGCAGTGGACGAGCAGTACCGCCCGGCCATCGAGGCGGTCCT from candidate division KSB1 bacterium includes:
- a CDS encoding YraN family protein: MNETHRRKAATKATGSRGEEVAVAYLERKGYGIVARNYRCAHGEIDIVARDGATLVFVEVKAGRSGSFGPPEGWVDSRKQEHLGKAAALYMEEHAIEDVDCRFDVIAIVWEQNGVRVHHIEDAFWL
- a CDS encoding protein kinase, producing the protein MSSKHSQPRGTPGDWRTEAPPGYRILDRVEEEPLWTLVTAKDGAGRPVLLKLFSPLVRNQEELRSEVIASLQLSERLGHPQILRPSAILAQGQSLVALYHCRAGETLRQRLRKGKGLEVAEACRIVLQVALAIQQLHQEGHVQGLLTPASICVDQEGNPLLHEVALARLAALIQERGAPNIRCRYAPYLSPEQLAESPQATFLSDVHGLGVLLYELLTGQAPFTGSSVAEIATQQAATPAPSAKRLNWKVPESLDALVGRCLASEPQQRFPSCAALMDALEAELLRLPGRKVPRATKRKGQVQFYPAEAEAPSPPARAGGRGRLWRPALVGLALVGLLGAGGLLLLNRKHPKPHPPVTEVGQREETAAVTSGQAAEGTPAGKREEQEEVSVRAAPGSEPQPAPAWSGSTTTPAMAPAAARPLPAAVSVEVHVGGLPVAAEVSVDGTGRGVVDERGALMLQVSPEETHTVRIARPGFTAWDTTFALRAGESRSVRVELRPQPGATVEVTLAKVDFADYVRIDDAGEARQLPATLRLPVGRHVVEYLDREGNRMWRGEQIFDLQAPQQYLPKALVEFAELAVVVENAAEVGYGYVLIDGQEWKSGGTSATPMRTLTPAGQHRIRLVRDGFRAVPQDTTVSLQPGQEMRVSFRLYPAR
- a CDS encoding PEGA domain-containing protein gives rise to the protein MRIRKLMPCVLLVALCGPVGAQERPLAVQKGIDLFYEARFAEASDALQEAIASGKLAREARFDAYLYLAFAILRGGGPAEAADVAFEACVRTDPARTLDPSKIPPDLVERFDRVRTSMVGRLYVVTNPREAGVFGIQAETGRQIVGRTPVLFENLLAGSYQLRITKEGYGQEVLVIEVDPSASDTLYVDLRESSSKASTRRWIVGTAVAASLLAVVIVVAQRAAAP
- a CDS encoding M14 family metallopeptidase, which gives rise to MTSDRLAVLALVLVNTAASASPPAASFPLTRAERSGFRETSRYQEVAAFLDTLQQLSGDLRVETMAVSAEGRPVPLAVLGRPVPLSPAQARLQDLPVVLIIANLHAGEVEGKEATLMLMRDMLLGDLAALFENQVVLIAPIYNPDGNERISPSNRRGQHGPEGGVGVRHNGQNLDLNRDFVKLETAENQGLVANVLLRWDPVLMVDCHTTNGSPHRHPVTYAVPHNPNTHPEIVRYLREEMLPQVTGRLKQAYGYDSVPYGNFVDMAAPEKGWASFGSEARYSTNYIGLRNRFAILDENYAYADFATRVRACRAFLECILWYTAQRGRQMSAIVRAVDRATVGRGAAADSTWCLALRSKVQALPEPMEVLSYEFAMVTDEGGRTRLRPTERPRTYRVPYLGRYVPTSAVPLPAAYLFPSQLQEVAAKLVQHGVVVERLAQSCTLAVQSFHVEKVEATQRSYQGHYLVTLAGSWERENKVFAAGDLLVDTAQPLAPLLAYLLEPESEDGLATWNFFDRHLYASQWSDRPADFAVSRALQRPRVARRVWQPTAGR
- a CDS encoding ribonuclease HII, which gives rise to MNSRHIRHAARSASAKGVVGDEERTRVWQLLAHERRLWAQGVSAVAGIDEAGRGPLAGPVVAAAVVFAPDVFIAGIDDSKRLSPGRRERLYREIFRNVSGLGIGVVQPADIDRLNIRNATHLAMCKALSRLPVVCQHVLVDGNEVPEIELPQTALVGGDRSCFSIAAASIVAKVVRDRIMIAYDRILPEYGFAEHKGYGTAQHLAAIKVHGLCPIHRRSFKVKGLQVDE